A genomic window from Lebetimonas sp. JH292 includes:
- a CDS encoding DUF2202 domain-containing protein, translating into MSKSENWHMHMIKLLLDKYGLNDPVEKTGDRVGVFESKKLQKLYNELVEKGSMSLKDALMVGATIEDLDIKDLEEAIKRSNNKDINLVYQNLEKGSRNHMRAFVGVLRRYGGDYTPQFISMSEFNQIVSSKHEMGMMKSSKYYNNEFYGVVERVYTTLKVAIAPTWTLQNINIRPGDRVEVKGYKGMYSFITCEIEDKTTSLEYKSKSRRCK; encoded by the coding sequence ATTTCAAAAAGTGAAAATTGGCATATGCATATGATTAAATTGCTTTTAGATAAATATGGTTTAAATGACCCGGTTGAAAAAACAGGAGACAGGGTAGGTGTATTTGAGAGTAAAAAGCTTCAAAAACTTTATAATGAATTGGTTGAGAAAGGCTCAATGAGTTTAAAAGACGCTTTAATGGTAGGAGCTACAATAGAAGATTTGGATATTAAAGATTTAGAAGAAGCAATTAAAAGAAGTAATAATAAAGATATAAACTTAGTTTATCAAAATCTTGAAAAAGGAAGCCGTAATCATATGAGAGCTTTTGTTGGAGTGTTAAGAAGATATGGCGGGGATTATACTCCACAATTTATTTCTATGAGTGAATTTAATCAAATTGTAAGTTCAAAACACGAAATGGGAATGATGAAAAGTTCTAAGTACTACAATAATGAGTTTTATGGAGTTGTTGAGAGAGTTTATACAACTTTAAAAGTAGCAATTGCACCTACTTGGACTTTACAAAATATCAATATAAGGCCTGGGGATAGAGTAGAAGTAAAAGGTTATAAGGGAATGTATAGTTTTATAACTTGTGAAATAGAAGATAAAACAACAAGTTTGGAGTATAAAAGTAAATCTAGGAGATGTAAATGA
- a CDS encoding DUF4405 domain-containing protein encodes MRKWIDLFLFSTIIIIFSGIVLYIMPHGRVAYFTGWKFLGIDKDGWDNLHVIFGFFMGHIVVNWRALKKYLFLESVFALLIIALVSIGTIKNIQPFKSVSDLEEYIKNSWEVSKSEIPIAHGELLSLKDVFDKLNIPLNQATDKLKERGIQFNVNETLKEIANKNNLTPVKIYEKMKTKKNPIDIVKIITKEN; translated from the coding sequence ATGAGAAAATGGATTGATCTGTTTTTGTTTTCAACGATAATTATCATTTTTAGTGGAATTGTATTATACATAATGCCTCATGGAAGGGTGGCTTATTTTACAGGTTGGAAGTTTTTAGGTATTGATAAAGACGGATGGGATAATTTGCATGTAATTTTTGGATTTTTTATGGGGCATATTGTTGTTAATTGGAGGGCTTTAAAAAAATATCTTTTTTTAGAATCAGTGTTTGCTCTTTTAATTATAGCTTTGGTATCTATTGGGACAATAAAGAATATCCAACCCTTTAAGAGTGTAAGTGATTTAGAAGAGTATATTAAAAATTCTTGGGAAGTTTCAAAAAGTGAGATACCAATTGCACACGGAGAGCTTTTGAGTTTAAAAGATGTTTTTGATAAATTGAATATTCCTTTAAATCAAGCGACAGATAAATTAAAAGAAAGAGGCATTCAATTTAATGTAAACGAAACTTTAAAAGAAATTGCCAATAAAAATAACTTAACCCCTGTTAAAATTTATGAAAAAATGAAAACTAAAAAAAATCCTATAGACATAGTAAAAATTATTACTAAAGAAAATTAG
- a CDS encoding transglycosylase domain-containing protein produces MIKKIFTFLLISLTAAVIAGLGYFLYLYNDTRFVAAKIIYYNPPVSARFFDRNKKLIDVRFSKQNRFYVKYKDIPGRVIETLVATEDTSFFEHEGININAILRALITDIKAGRKVEGASTITQQLVRNIYLNRKKTLKRKLKEIIISLKVEHFLTKEEILERYLNQIYFGNGYYGIATASYGYFHKKLKDLSLKEIAMLIALPKGPSLYDPTRHYELNLKRADSIIKRLYLLGWITPEEYKKAILSHPKVYKYMIEPKIKNLVGYAVDAAIYKLSKKYKNLLSRGYDIYLTIDTNIQKAANESIKDNYQRLLKLNPDLNKSTLNGAMISLNQKNGDVLALIGGIDYSKSKFNRVIQSRRSVGSAIKPFIYQTALNIGYNPASLIPDIKRTFKIPSDTPQEDKYWKPKNYEKNTLGLITLREALVHSRNLATINLVMSMGLDSVIKNLYNFGFDKLPNNLSIALGSVGIPMWKFAQLYTIFSNYGTKSYIHIVKKIILPKEGLIIKTEPKYEYIEPDYQAYLMIDILKDVVKKGTGRNAKVKGIEIAGKTGTTNNFTDAWFCGFTPNTQTLIWFGNDDYTTLGDKMPGGRVSAPVFKEFYKKLLTLHPELIRHFKKPKEVKTFTLPNGKKELFTPLSPPPKQSSYVPVF; encoded by the coding sequence ATGATAAAAAAAATATTTACTTTTTTATTGATATCTTTAACGGCTGCAGTTATTGCAGGTTTAGGGTATTTTTTATATTTATATAACGACACAAGATTCGTTGCGGCAAAAATAATATATTACAACCCGCCTGTTTCAGCCCGGTTTTTTGACAGAAACAAAAAATTAATAGATGTCAGGTTTTCTAAACAAAACCGTTTTTATGTAAAATACAAAGACATTCCCGGACGTGTCATAGAAACACTGGTTGCAACAGAAGACACCTCTTTTTTTGAGCATGAAGGTATAAATATAAATGCAATTTTAAGAGCCCTCATTACGGATATAAAAGCCGGCAGAAAAGTTGAAGGGGCTTCGACAATAACCCAGCAGCTTGTAAGAAACATTTATTTAAACAGAAAAAAAACATTAAAAAGAAAACTAAAAGAAATAATAATATCTTTAAAAGTCGAACATTTTTTAACCAAAGAGGAAATTCTCGAGAGATATTTAAACCAAATCTATTTTGGTAACGGATATTACGGGATTGCCACAGCATCTTACGGATATTTTCACAAAAAACTAAAAGATTTGAGCCTTAAAGAAATTGCAATGCTTATCGCACTTCCAAAAGGGCCGAGTTTATATGACCCGACCAGACATTATGAGCTTAATTTAAAAAGGGCCGATTCAATTATTAAAAGGCTTTATCTTTTAGGATGGATTACCCCCGAAGAATATAAAAAAGCGATACTTTCACATCCGAAAGTATATAAATATATGATTGAGCCGAAAATAAAAAATTTGGTAGGCTATGCAGTAGATGCCGCAATTTACAAACTCTCTAAAAAATACAAAAATCTGCTTTCACGTGGATATGACATTTATCTGACAATAGATACCAATATACAAAAAGCGGCGAACGAATCTATAAAAGATAATTATCAAAGACTTTTAAAACTAAATCCTGATTTAAACAAAAGCACCTTAAACGGCGCAATGATAAGTTTAAATCAAAAAAACGGGGATGTTTTAGCATTAATTGGCGGAATTGACTATTCAAAAAGCAAATTCAACAGGGTAATTCAGTCAAGAAGAAGCGTGGGAAGCGCAATAAAACCGTTTATTTATCAAACAGCTTTGAATATAGGCTATAATCCGGCAAGCCTTATTCCAGACATTAAAAGAACATTTAAAATCCCAAGCGACACCCCCCAAGAAGATAAATACTGGAAACCTAAAAATTATGAAAAAAACACCCTCGGCCTTATTACATTAAGAGAAGCCCTTGTCCATTCAAGAAACCTTGCGACTATAAACCTTGTTATGTCTATGGGACTGGACAGTGTTATAAAAAATCTTTATAATTTCGGATTCGACAAACTTCCCAACAATTTAAGCATTGCACTTGGAAGCGTCGGAATTCCAATGTGGAAATTCGCCCAGCTTTATACAATATTCAGCAACTACGGCACAAAAAGCTATATTCATATAGTAAAAAAAATCATTTTGCCAAAAGAAGGGCTTATTATAAAAACAGAGCCGAAATACGAATATATCGAGCCTGATTATCAGGCATATTTGATGATAGATATTTTAAAGGATGTTGTAAAAAAAGGAACTGGTAGAAATGCTAAAGTTAAAGGCATTGAAATAGCAGGTAAAACAGGGACAACAAATAACTTTACAGACGCATGGTTTTGCGGATTTACACCAAACACTCAAACTCTCATATGGTTTGGAAACGACGATTATACAACACTCGGAGATAAAATGCCAGGCGGCAGGGTAAGTGCCCCAGTATTCAAAGAATTTTATAAAAAACTCTTAACCCTTCATCCGGAACTGATTAGGCATTTTAAAAAGCCAAAAGAAGTTAAAACATTTACCCTGCCAAACGGCAAAAAAGAACTTTTTACCCCTCTTTCTCCCCCTCCAAAACAAAGCTCTTACGTACCGGTTTTCTAA
- a CDS encoding aminotransferase class I/II-fold pyridoxal phosphate-dependent enzyme yields the protein MEKSLGSYGAYILANKEIIEFLINKARSIIYTTALSPVDSLLAFYAVEDIENNLNFYKEKIKKRQKLFDSQSLIKIIPSLSNKDLLKKQKELLEKNILIGAIRPPTVKSPIFRIILRLNVSLDIIHETLNSLGEK from the coding sequence TTGGAAAAGTCACTCGGAAGTTACGGGGCGTATATTTTAGCAAATAAGGAAATAATAGAATTTTTAATAAATAAAGCAAGAAGCATTATTTATACAACAGCCCTAAGCCCCGTTGATTCCCTTTTAGCTTTTTATGCCGTTGAAGATATTGAAAATAATCTTAATTTTTATAAAGAAAAAATAAAAAAAAGACAAAAATTATTTGATTCCCAATCCTTAATAAAAATAATCCCTTCCCTTTCAAACAAAGATTTACTAAAAAAACAAAAAGAACTTTTAGAAAAAAATATTTTAATAGGGGCAATACGCCCCCCTACCGTAAAAAGCCCCATTTTCAGAATAATTTTAAGATTAAATGTAAGTCTTGATATAATACATGAAACATTAAATTCTTTGGGAGAAAAATGA
- a CDS encoding pyridoxal phosphate-dependent aminotransferase family protein — protein MKSEKLYEKELNILKKKNRLRKRKIYNDNIIDLASNDYLGLAEKKDILEKAYEKAKEYHSHSAKASMLVNGYHPAHKILEEKLKELNNFEEAIIIGSGFLANMALFELGRGGDVFYVDEEYHASGIVGSRLTNAEVKFFKHNDFKNLKKISGDYKKYNRVFTVVEGIYSMMGDKVKKEITDYAQKIGYLIIDEAHSVGITGDNLMGITDEYKLNQNKTVKMGTLGKVTRKLRGVYFSK, from the coding sequence ATGAAAAGTGAAAAGTTATATGAAAAAGAACTGAATATTTTAAAGAAAAAAAACAGACTCCGTAAAAGAAAAATATATAATGATAATATTATAGATTTGGCAAGCAACGATTATCTGGGCCTTGCTGAAAAAAAAGACATTTTAGAAAAAGCATATGAAAAGGCAAAAGAATACCACTCCCATTCGGCAAAAGCGTCAATGCTTGTAAACGGATATCATCCGGCTCATAAAATACTTGAAGAGAAACTAAAAGAACTTAATAATTTTGAAGAAGCAATAATTATAGGAAGCGGATTTTTGGCAAATATGGCTTTGTTTGAGCTTGGAAGAGGGGGGGACGTTTTTTATGTAGATGAAGAATATCACGCAAGCGGAATAGTGGGAAGCAGGTTGACAAATGCCGAAGTCAAATTTTTTAAACACAACGATTTTAAAAATTTAAAAAAAATAAGCGGAGATTATAAAAAATACAACAGGGTTTTTACAGTGGTAGAAGGGATTTATTCCATGATGGGGGACAAGGTAAAAAAAGAAATAACCGATTACGCCCAGAAAATCGGATACCTGATTATAGACGAGGCTCACAGCGTAGGAATTACAGGAGACAATTTAATGGGAATTACAGACGAATACAAACTAAACCAAAATAAAACGGTAAAAATGGGAACACTTGGAAAAGTCACTCGGAAGTTACGGGGCGTATATTTTAGCAAATAA
- a CDS encoding response regulator transcription factor has protein sequence MDILIVEDDLPLANVLKKVLEKNGFNVNIASDGEEAFNEILEKNYDLYLLDINLPKLNGHKLLKLIKHKDENAIVIMITASAEIEDIEKAYNYGCSEYIKKPFHAKELLIRINNLINKNEINDEIIVDNIKFVKNTMDLFIDNKPVELRKKEKRLLYILLDNLDKTVTKEKIIEFVWEGEKKDSYPLRQLVSTLKAKLSNHNIVSVVGIGYKFVKV, from the coding sequence ATGGATATATTAATAGTAGAAGATGATTTGCCTTTGGCAAATGTATTAAAAAAGGTATTGGAAAAAAATGGATTTAATGTAAATATTGCAAGTGACGGTGAAGAGGCATTTAATGAAATTCTGGAAAAAAATTATGATTTATATTTGTTGGATATTAATTTACCGAAACTTAACGGGCATAAATTATTGAAACTTATAAAACACAAAGACGAAAATGCCATTGTAATAATGATTACGGCTTCGGCCGAAATAGAAGATATAGAAAAAGCGTATAATTACGGATGCAGTGAATATATAAAAAAACCGTTTCACGCCAAAGAATTGTTGATAAGAATAAACAATTTAATAAATAAAAACGAAATAAATGATGAAATAATTGTTGATAACATAAAATTTGTAAAAAATACTATGGATTTGTTTATAGACAACAAACCGGTGGAACTTAGAAAAAAAGAAAAAAGACTTTTATATATTCTTTTGGACAATCTTGATAAAACGGTTACAAAAGAAAAAATTATTGAATTTGTCTGGGAAGGTGAAAAAAAAGATTCCTATCCCCTCAGGCAATTGGTAAGTACTTTAAAAGCAAAACTTTCAAATCATAATATAGTCAGTGTCGTAGGAATAGGATATAAGTTTGTCAAAGTATAA